The Ammoniphilus oxalaticus genome includes a region encoding these proteins:
- the lexA gene encoding transcriptional repressor LexA — MKLSSRQHMILDFIKSEVKEKGYPPSVREIGQAVGLASSSTVHGHLSRLEKKGLLRRDPTKPRAMELLWKDASNENISSVRVPILGKVTAGEPILAVENVEDYLVLPESMVGSGTTYMLRIQGNSMIEAGIHDGDYVIVRKQAIANNSEIVVAMNEEGEATVKRFFKEKNHFRLQPENSSMSPIILKEVTILGKVIGVYRSMK; from the coding sequence ATGAAACTATCCTCTCGGCAACATATGATTTTGGATTTCATTAAAAGCGAAGTGAAGGAAAAGGGTTATCCACCCTCTGTTCGTGAGATCGGCCAAGCTGTCGGATTAGCGTCCAGCTCTACGGTTCACGGGCATTTATCTCGATTAGAAAAGAAGGGCCTACTTCGACGAGATCCGACAAAACCGAGGGCAATGGAGTTGCTTTGGAAAGATGCTTCTAATGAAAATATCTCATCAGTTCGTGTCCCGATACTTGGAAAGGTAACTGCTGGTGAACCTATTTTAGCCGTGGAAAACGTAGAAGACTATTTGGTTTTACCTGAAAGCATGGTTGGATCAGGCACCACATACATGCTGCGTATCCAAGGGAATAGCATGATTGAAGCTGGAATCCATGATGGAGACTATGTCATCGTGAGAAAACAGGCTATTGCGAACAATAGCGAGATCGTTGTCGCGATGAACGAAGAAGGCGAAGCCACAGTTAAAAGATTTTTTAAGGAAAAGAATCACTTTAGACTTCAACCAGAAAACTCATCCATGTCTCCGATCATCCTCAAAGAAGTTACAATCCTCGGGAAAGTTATCGGTGTATACCGATCAATGAAATGA
- a CDS encoding N-acetylmuramoyl-L-alanine amidase, translating to MEFINQLAPFAVKHGQASGVLPSLIIAQGILESARGTSDLAVNANNLFGIKRGSGWDGPVYTKQSPEHLPNGEIIYPVSEFRKYESYEGAVIDLCHKYTHGTGWESFNRYAVVLNQSDYRKATQAVKDAGYATDVNYPAKLNDIIERYGLTKYDKGSGGMKKSIIELDAGHGGKDPGTVGNGLQEKNVVLDLTLRVGKLLTAMGADVRYTRTTDVFIDLSERARIANQHNADLFVSLHGNSGTNAQGVPGSGFESYIHDSIKGGKTVSIQDAIHQKVAAVFLAEGLRDRGQKRRNFAVLRETKMPAVLLEYGFINNPVDAAFLKDQSFLDRLARATANGIGEALGLQQTEEDKDDITGHWAEKEIRKVIADGKMRGYPDGSFKPDAPLTRAEFATLIANGII from the coding sequence ATGGAGTTTATTAATCAATTAGCCCCGTTTGCAGTCAAACACGGCCAAGCAAGCGGGGTGTTACCGTCTCTGATTATCGCACAAGGGATATTGGAGAGCGCCCGCGGCACATCTGATCTTGCTGTTAACGCCAATAACCTGTTTGGGATTAAGCGTGGATCGGGTTGGGATGGCCCTGTTTATACGAAGCAATCACCCGAACACCTACCTAATGGTGAGATTATCTATCCCGTATCTGAATTTAGGAAATATGAATCATATGAGGGTGCTGTGATCGACCTATGCCACAAATACACGCATGGGACAGGGTGGGAGAGCTTTAATCGTTACGCCGTGGTCCTTAATCAATCGGACTATCGGAAGGCCACACAGGCGGTCAAGGATGCGGGATATGCAACAGACGTGAATTATCCCGCTAAACTAAACGACATAATCGAGAGGTATGGCCTAACGAAATATGATAAGGGGAGTGGAGGAATGAAGAAATCAATCATTGAACTGGATGCAGGGCACGGCGGCAAGGATCCAGGAACTGTCGGGAACGGATTACAAGAAAAAAACGTTGTTCTTGACCTTACTCTTAGGGTTGGCAAGCTATTAACCGCCATGGGCGCCGATGTTAGATATACGCGTACAACGGACGTATTTATCGACCTAAGTGAACGGGCGCGCATCGCAAATCAACACAACGCGGATCTGTTTGTAAGCTTGCATGGTAACTCTGGGACAAATGCACAAGGTGTGCCTGGATCGGGATTCGAGAGTTATATCCATGATTCAATTAAAGGTGGAAAAACCGTGTCTATTCAGGATGCTATCCACCAAAAGGTTGCAGCGGTTTTCTTAGCTGAAGGGTTGAGGGATAGAGGCCAGAAAAGACGAAACTTCGCGGTGCTGCGGGAAACAAAGATGCCTGCTGTCCTGTTGGAATATGGCTTTATTAATAATCCTGTTGATGCCGCATTCCTTAAAGACCAATCATTTCTAGATCGGCTTGCGCGAGCTACCGCCAACGGGATCGGTGAGGCGTTAGGATTGCAGCAGACCGAGGAGGATAAGGATGACATCACCGGACATTGGGCTGAGAAGGAGATCCGCAAGGTCATTGCCGATGGGAAGATGCGCGGTTATCCTGATGGCTCATTTAAGCCAGATGCACCATTAACTCGCGCAGAATTCGCAACACTAATCGCGAATGGGATTATTTAA
- a CDS encoding BhlA/UviB family holin-like peptide, which produces MDEITKYFITQGPFAVLFVWLLIHTQKRNKEREDQLYGTLNQFAKRYDIVIDKLDDIQSRLPAK; this is translated from the coding sequence ATGGATGAGATCACGAAGTATTTTATAACCCAGGGTCCTTTTGCAGTTTTGTTTGTTTGGCTCCTTATCCACACGCAAAAGCGGAACAAAGAGCGCGAGGACCAGTTATACGGAACCCTTAATCAGTTTGCAAAACGTTATGACATTGTAATAGACAAGCTAGACGATATTCAAAGCCGACTGCCCGCAAAGTAG